A section of the Cololabis saira isolate AMF1-May2022 chromosome 6, fColSai1.1, whole genome shotgun sequence genome encodes:
- the nms gene encoding neuromedin-S: MTVPTLRQLFLVCVLGIFGCSNSTDASPVDQWADGIVLREVRGIQGDDLNNVLRSQNEEQVQNIFKRFLFHYSKARNSVGPVQQEAHSVHPLLRLSPKLSQRRKKKVVLLKIRGLPEGML; the protein is encoded by the exons ATGACTGTGCCAACTCTCCGACAACTTTTcctggtgtgtgtgttggggatTTTCGGATGCTCCAACTCCACAG ATGCCAGTCCTGTGGATCAGTGGGCGGATGGCATAGTGTTAAGAGAG GTGCGAGGCATCCAAGGTGATGATTTGAATAATGTGTTGAGAAGCCAGAATGAG GAACAAGTCCAGAACATTTTCAAAAGA TTCCTGTTTCATTACTCCAAAGCACGCAATTCAGTTGGCCCAGTACAGCAGGAG GCTCACTCAGTTCACCCTCTGCTGCGACTGTCACCCAAGCTCTCTCAGAGGAGAAAGAAGAAGGTGGTACTTCTG AAGATTCGAGGTCTGCCAGAGGGGATGTTGTAA